In a single window of the Blastopirellula retiformator genome:
- the rpiB gene encoding ribose 5-phosphate isomerase B, whose protein sequence is MRIAIGSDHRGVAVRHSIIELLKRLGHEVHDVGAFDCGSVDYPDIAATVSQSVATGEVDRGVLICGSGIGMAIVANKVPGVRAATCHDDLTAEMSRRHNNVNVLCLSADMLGERLIDRMVEIWLTTEFEGGRHARRIEKICEFEKRLHQQQEQKAP, encoded by the coding sequence ATGCGCATCGCCATTGGCAGCGACCATCGCGGCGTCGCCGTTCGTCATAGCATTATTGAGTTACTGAAGCGACTTGGGCACGAAGTGCACGATGTCGGCGCTTTTGACTGCGGAAGCGTCGACTATCCCGATATCGCGGCGACAGTCAGTCAAAGCGTCGCCACCGGCGAGGTGGACCGCGGCGTTCTGATTTGCGGCAGCGGTATCGGTATGGCGATCGTCGCCAACAAGGTGCCTGGCGTCCGCGCCGCCACATGCCACGACGATCTCACGGCCGAGATGAGCCGTCGTCACAACAACGTCAACGTCTTGTGCCTGTCCGCCGACATGTTGGGCGAACGCCTGATCGATCGCATGGTCGAAATCTGGCTGACGACCGAGTTCGAGGGTGGCCGTCACGCTCGCCGGATTGAAAAGATCTGCGAGTTTGAGAAGCGCCTGCACCAGCAGCAAGAGCAGAAGGCGCCGTAG
- a CDS encoding methyl-accepting chemotaxis protein, with the protein MQTRFAVKNFDIYGRDVDIKKYGDRLGEITQQLADAKSRIERPERREIVDEISALISEYDASFEQVIANRRLRDSEQRDVLDVQGPQISSYMIEIMNSAQVDGDAEAAAAAGEVLNTLMDVRLGVYKYLDSALPEHHQSTTQLLAKMASQLEKLDTEIQDPNRRALLAKSEKSAQLYAAAYATMAEALKSERQLMADSLDVIGPAVAAKATELKGEITGEQDKLGPQLQTANQTALAIVGGVSVVAVVLGVIIATSLSRSIIGPIRKVMTVLNLVAEGDLRQQLQVESQDEIGAMTNSLNTVMKQLRTAMTELATNAGEIARSANEMNETADNMASISDDTKSQSTSAAGASEEMSANVRTIAASANQMSGNLDSVASAVEEMSISVNQIAQNIKQASHVAGEANQLAEGSRRELSELGDAANEIGKVVELIQDIAEQTNLLALNATIEAARAGEAGKGFAVVAEEVKQLARQTANATEGIRTRVNGIQNASNNSVESIEAIRKVVGNLSQISRDVAAAIEQQSTATQEIAKNVAQSSSAARQVSKAVDESATAGEEISRNVVSVDRGAQRVSEDAGRTKTSSNQLAGISQRLQSLVEQFQV; encoded by the coding sequence ATGCAGACGCGATTTGCAGTGAAGAACTTCGATATCTATGGTCGCGACGTGGATATCAAGAAATATGGCGATCGTTTGGGTGAAATCACCCAACAGCTGGCCGACGCGAAATCGCGAATCGAGAGACCCGAACGACGAGAGATTGTTGACGAAATCTCCGCTTTGATCAGCGAGTACGACGCTTCTTTCGAGCAAGTGATCGCCAACCGCCGTCTCCGCGATTCGGAGCAGCGCGACGTTCTGGATGTACAGGGCCCGCAGATTTCCAGCTACATGATTGAAATCATGAACTCGGCACAAGTCGACGGTGACGCGGAAGCGGCCGCCGCAGCCGGCGAGGTCTTGAACACCCTGATGGACGTTCGTTTGGGAGTCTACAAGTATCTCGACTCGGCGCTGCCGGAGCACCACCAAAGCACAACTCAATTGCTCGCTAAAATGGCAAGTCAATTGGAAAAGCTCGATACGGAAATACAAGACCCGAACCGCCGGGCATTGCTAGCCAAGTCGGAGAAGTCGGCGCAGTTGTATGCTGCCGCGTACGCCACGATGGCGGAAGCGCTGAAGAGCGAACGCCAACTGATGGCGGATAGCCTGGATGTGATTGGCCCAGCCGTGGCGGCGAAGGCGACCGAGTTGAAAGGGGAAATCACCGGCGAGCAAGACAAGTTGGGTCCGCAATTGCAGACCGCCAACCAAACGGCGCTGGCGATTGTAGGCGGCGTCAGCGTCGTCGCTGTCGTGTTGGGGGTGATAATTGCGACCTCGTTGAGCCGTTCGATTATTGGGCCGATTCGCAAGGTGATGACCGTGTTGAATCTGGTCGCCGAGGGAGACTTGCGTCAACAACTGCAAGTTGAGTCGCAGGACGAAATCGGAGCGATGACCAACTCGCTCAATACGGTGATGAAACAGTTGCGAACGGCGATGACGGAACTGGCGACTAACGCCGGCGAAATTGCTCGCTCGGCCAACGAAATGAATGAGACCGCCGACAACATGGCGTCGATTTCTGACGATACGAAATCACAGTCGACCTCGGCTGCCGGCGCCTCCGAAGAGATGTCCGCCAACGTCCGGACCATCGCCGCCTCAGCCAACCAAATGTCGGGCAATTTGGATTCGGTCGCCAGCGCGGTCGAGGAGATGTCGATTAGCGTCAATCAAATCGCCCAAAACATCAAGCAGGCTAGTCACGTCGCCGGCGAAGCGAACCAATTGGCGGAAGGAAGTCGCCGCGAGTTGAGCGAGTTGGGCGATGCGGCCAACGAGATCGGCAAGGTCGTCGAGCTGATTCAGGATATTGCCGAGCAGACCAACCTGTTGGCGTTAAACGCGACGATCGAAGCGGCGCGAGCCGGTGAGGCTGGTAAGGGGTTCGCCGTCGTCGCCGAAGAAGTCAAGCAACTGGCTCGCCAAACGGCCAACGCGACCGAAGGGATTCGTACTCGCGTTAATGGGATTCAGAACGCCTCTAACAATTCGGTCGAATCGATTGAAGCGATTCGTAAGGTGGTCGGCAATCTCAGTCAGATCTCTCGAGATGTCGCCGCGGCGATTGAGCAGCAGTCGACCGCGACCCAAGAGATCGCCAAGAATGTCGCTCAATCAAGCTCGGCCGCTCGTCAGGTCTCGAAGGCGGTTGACGAATCGGCCACCGCGGGCGAGGAGATTTCGCGAAACGTCGTCTCGGTCGACCGAGGCGCTCAACGGGTTTCGGAAGATGCGGGGCGCACGAAGACTTCAAGCAATCAACTCGCCGGCATCTCGCAGCGATTGCAGTCGCTGGTGGAGCAGTTCCAGGTCTAA
- a CDS encoding pyroglutamyl-peptidase I family protein, with translation MKRILVTGFEPFGELATNCTELALRELTLSELAPDYEVEQRILPVEYVAAHAQLADLYREKSYAATLHFGQSSKARNAEFEMFAINWKQVGAAEPGPLDYEGPQAFRTQLDHPSWQASLQAADICGDISFHAGTYLCNAVYYWSLQQSEQIGNPGHALFVHVPLAAEQDGSASGDWPVAKIQKMMATTFCWLADQASK, from the coding sequence ATGAAACGCATCCTGGTGACCGGCTTCGAGCCATTCGGCGAACTGGCGACCAACTGCACCGAACTGGCGCTCCGCGAACTTACGCTGTCCGAGCTTGCCCCCGACTACGAAGTCGAGCAGCGGATCCTGCCGGTTGAATATGTCGCCGCGCATGCGCAATTGGCCGATCTCTATCGCGAGAAGTCGTACGCCGCGACGCTCCACTTCGGCCAGTCGAGCAAAGCTCGCAACGCCGAGTTCGAGATGTTCGCCATCAACTGGAAACAAGTCGGCGCCGCCGAGCCAGGACCGCTCGATTACGAAGGCCCCCAGGCATTTCGCACCCAGCTTGACCATCCCAGCTGGCAAGCGTCGCTGCAGGCGGCCGACATCTGCGGCGACATCAGCTTTCACGCCGGCACGTATCTCTGCAACGCCGTCTATTACTGGAGCCTGCAGCAGAGCGAGCAGATTGGCAACCCAGGACACGCCCTCTTCGTCCACGTGCCCCTCGCCGCCGAACAAGACGGCAGCGCCTCGGGCGATTGGCCGGTCGCCAAGATCCAGAAGATGATGGCGACGACTTTTTGTTGGCTGGCCGATCAAGCGTCCAAGTAG
- a CDS encoding aldo/keto reductase — MERRQIADTSLQVSPAALGCWPLTGMTSPGVTEADSRATVAAALDLGINFFDTAFAYGAEGESERYIAEVIAERRDEYVIATKAGLHWENGKQHRDARPETIRREAAESLRRLNTDRVEILYLHALDRSTPIAETAAAFRELQEQGLTVAVGVSNLTLAETIEFHQVCPIQIIQPPYNMLFRGAEVDLIPWCREQNIAVACYWPLMKGLLAGKMTLDQTFEPHDSRPKYPCFQGEEYAKNLELVEKLRAMAERMGRTVSQLVIRWTLNQPGVTAALCGAKRVDQLQDNAGALDWEITLAEEAEIAVMLRERGAPYVVATE, encoded by the coding sequence ATGGAACGCCGACAGATCGCCGACACTTCGCTGCAGGTCTCCCCCGCGGCGCTTGGCTGCTGGCCGCTGACTGGCATGACCAGCCCAGGCGTCACCGAAGCGGACAGTCGGGCGACAGTCGCCGCGGCGCTCGACCTGGGCATCAACTTCTTCGATACCGCCTTCGCCTATGGCGCCGAAGGCGAAAGCGAACGGTATATCGCCGAGGTGATCGCCGAGCGCCGTGATGAATATGTGATCGCGACCAAGGCTGGCCTGCACTGGGAAAACGGCAAGCAACATCGCGACGCTCGGCCCGAGACGATTCGCCGCGAAGCGGCCGAGAGCCTTCGCCGCCTGAACACCGACCGTGTCGAAATTCTCTACCTGCATGCCCTAGATCGCAGCACGCCGATCGCCGAAACCGCGGCTGCCTTTCGCGAACTGCAAGAGCAAGGTCTGACCGTAGCGGTAGGCGTCTCCAACCTCACGCTTGCCGAAACGATCGAGTTTCATCAGGTCTGCCCGATCCAGATCATTCAGCCGCCGTACAACATGCTGTTCCGCGGGGCCGAAGTCGACCTGATCCCCTGGTGTCGTGAACAGAATATCGCGGTCGCCTGCTACTGGCCGCTGATGAAAGGCCTGCTGGCCGGCAAGATGACGCTTGATCAAACGTTCGAGCCGCATGACAGCCGTCCCAAATACCCTTGTTTTCAAGGGGAAGAGTACGCCAAGAACCTGGAACTGGTCGAGAAACTGCGTGCCATGGCCGAGCGCATGGGACGGACCGTTTCGCAGTTGGTCATTCGCTGGACCCTGAACCAGCCAGGCGTGACCGCTGCGCTGTGCGGCGCCAAACGGGTCGACCAACTGCAAGACAACGCAGGCGCCCTCGACTGGGAAATCACGCTGGCCGAAGAGGCGGAAATCGCCGTCATGCTTCGCGAGCGCGGCGCCCCTTACGTCGTCGCCACCGAGTAA
- a CDS encoding ferrochelatase → MKYDALLVQSFGGPEGPDDVIPFLENVLRGRNVPRERMLEVAEHYQHFGGVSPINQQNRDLIAALEVELKEHGVDLPIYWGNRNWTPYLVDTLQQMKADGVGHALVFVTSVFSSYSGCRQYREDTAKAQAEIGEDAPRCDKIRTYFNHPGFIETMTECVNESLAQIPAERRDAAELVFTAHSIPLGMSENCNYVKQLEESCRLVSEATGHAKWRLVYQSRSGPPTQPWLEPDVCDVIRDLAKAGASDVIVSPIGFISDHMEVLFDLDTEAKDTAAEVGLNFIRSGTAGVRPRFVQMIRELIEERLNADQPKLAVGTMGPSHDFCPADCCLYTPQRPRPA, encoded by the coding sequence ATGAAATACGACGCCCTGCTCGTTCAGTCGTTCGGCGGCCCGGAAGGCCCCGACGACGTCATTCCTTTTCTGGAAAACGTCCTCCGCGGTCGCAACGTTCCCCGCGAGCGAATGCTCGAAGTCGCCGAACACTACCAGCATTTCGGCGGCGTCAGTCCGATCAACCAGCAGAACCGCGACCTGATCGCGGCATTGGAAGTCGAACTGAAAGAGCATGGCGTCGACCTGCCGATCTACTGGGGCAACCGCAACTGGACGCCCTACCTGGTCGACACGCTGCAGCAAATGAAAGCGGATGGCGTCGGCCACGCGCTGGTGTTCGTCACGTCGGTCTTCAGTTCTTACTCCGGCTGTCGGCAATATCGCGAAGACACCGCTAAGGCCCAGGCCGAAATTGGCGAAGACGCCCCGCGGTGCGACAAGATCCGCACCTACTTCAATCACCCCGGCTTCATCGAAACGATGACCGAGTGCGTCAACGAGTCGCTCGCCCAGATCCCGGCCGAGCGGCGCGACGCCGCCGAACTGGTCTTCACCGCGCACAGCATTCCGCTCGGCATGTCGGAGAACTGCAACTACGTCAAACAGCTGGAAGAAAGCTGCCGCCTGGTGAGCGAAGCGACCGGCCACGCCAAGTGGCGGCTGGTCTACCAAAGCCGCAGCGGCCCGCCGACGCAACCTTGGCTGGAACCGGACGTTTGCGATGTGATCCGCGACTTGGCGAAGGCGGGCGCCAGCGACGTCATCGTCTCGCCGATCGGTTTTATCTCGGATCACATGGAAGTGCTGTTCGATCTCGATACCGAAGCGAAAGACACGGCCGCCGAGGTCGGGCTCAACTTCATTCGCAGCGGCACCGCCGGCGTTCGCCCCCGCTTTGTCCAGATGATCCGGGAGTTGATCGAGGAACGCTTGAACGCTGACCAGCCCAAGCTGGCAGTCGGTACAATGGGACCATCGCACGACTTTTGCCCGGCTGATTGCTGCCTGTACACGCCGCAGCGGCCACGTCCCGCCTAA
- the csrA gene encoding carbon storage regulator CsrA, producing the protein MLVLSRKKNESIVINNDITIVVVEIRGDKVRLGVEAPKEVPVHRREVYDAILRNESQEKAGADSPSTEG; encoded by the coding sequence ATGTTGGTTCTCTCAAGGAAAAAGAACGAGAGTATTGTCATTAACAATGACATTACGATCGTGGTCGTGGAAATTCGCGGCGACAAGGTACGCTTGGGCGTGGAAGCTCCCAAAGAAGTCCCGGTGCATCGCCGCGAAGTTTATGACGCGATTCTTCGTAACGAGTCTCAGGAAAAAGCGGGCGCTGATTCGCCCAGCACTGAAGGCTAG
- a CDS encoding NuoI/complex I 23 kDa subunit family protein, with the protein MLTWLRNVYAAVVTVAQGLAITIRYWFSTYNKDRKAFTEHFEYPELPVAVSPRYRGFHRFDLTTCIACDQCAKACPVDCIYIGKERVEGAKGFAVTGFTIDYTKCMFCALCVEPCPVDCIFMGGTLDLSSYSRDGAIVDFSRLPVEIAWGRSSLNPTAVAESKVIVEPVHSGPNQ; encoded by the coding sequence ATGTTGACTTGGCTGCGCAACGTCTATGCGGCGGTGGTCACGGTCGCCCAGGGCTTGGCCATTACAATTCGTTACTGGTTCAGCACTTACAACAAAGATCGTAAGGCGTTTACCGAGCACTTCGAATACCCGGAGCTGCCGGTGGCGGTCTCGCCGCGGTATCGTGGCTTCCATCGATTCGACCTCACCACGTGCATTGCCTGCGATCAATGTGCGAAAGCTTGCCCGGTCGACTGCATCTACATCGGGAAAGAGCGTGTTGAAGGGGCGAAAGGCTTCGCCGTGACCGGGTTTACGATCGACTACACAAAGTGCATGTTTTGCGCACTTTGCGTCGAGCCTTGTCCGGTCGACTGTATTTTCATGGGTGGGACCCTCGACCTAAGCAGTTATAGCCGCGACGGCGCCATTGTTGATTTCTCCCGCTTGCCGGTAGAAATTGCCTGGGGACGCAGCTCGCTCAATCCCACGGCGGTCGCCGAGTCGAAGGTGATCGTAGAGCCAGTGCATAGCGGTCCTAATCAATAA
- a CDS encoding DUF2203 domain-containing protein, with protein sequence MTSSSVPSVRVFSVEQANAMLPLVSAIVADIVELSRDVISRRERIVDLEHRANYDSAPRVYAEELRLVKDELQSDSDRLQNYVEELRELGVEPKSGPEGLVDFPAVINGRSVFLCWKLGEPTVSHWHDMDAGFAGRQPITSDCAFQD encoded by the coding sequence ATGACTTCATCTTCCGTGCCGTCGGTTCGTGTCTTTTCTGTCGAACAAGCGAATGCGATGTTGCCGCTCGTTTCGGCGATCGTGGCCGATATCGTTGAGCTCTCGCGCGATGTGATTTCGCGCCGTGAACGGATCGTCGACCTGGAGCATCGCGCCAATTACGACAGCGCTCCGCGCGTTTACGCGGAAGAGCTGCGTCTGGTGAAGGATGAGCTGCAGAGCGACTCGGATCGTTTGCAGAACTACGTCGAAGAGCTGCGCGAACTGGGCGTCGAGCCGAAGAGCGGTCCCGAAGGGCTGGTTGATTTTCCGGCGGTGATTAACGGTCGCTCGGTCTTTCTCTGCTGGAAGTTGGGTGAGCCGACCGTTTCGCACTGGCACGACATGGATGCTGGCTTTGCTGGCCGTCAGCCGATTACGTCGGATTGCGCCTTTCAAGACTAA
- a CDS encoding NADH-quinone oxidoreductase subunit A codes for MTLSTTIVGYLLLFGGVGMGFVLFNIVLGMFLRPNNPSEEKGEIYECGEPTIGSSFVQFDLRFYVVALLFIIFDVEVAFFFPWAVVFGKSAQLSDPGQPVVIESAEGPATLSPAVIGLHREFGLPESLNNEVATGAVSPGMVHRGADSLLWTCLADIGIFFAILMVGFAYVWKRGDLDWVRAMTPEARAGPDEAVRTSASRSQAMTHSR; via the coding sequence ATGACGCTCTCTACGACGATTGTCGGCTATCTGCTGTTGTTCGGCGGCGTCGGTATGGGGTTTGTGCTCTTCAACATCGTGTTGGGCATGTTCCTCCGTCCCAACAATCCCAGTGAAGAGAAAGGCGAGATCTACGAATGCGGCGAGCCGACCATCGGGTCCAGCTTCGTGCAGTTCGATCTGCGGTTCTACGTCGTGGCGCTGCTGTTCATCATTTTTGACGTCGAAGTGGCGTTCTTCTTTCCGTGGGCGGTCGTGTTTGGAAAGTCGGCGCAGTTGTCCGATCCCGGGCAGCCGGTCGTGATTGAAAGCGCTGAGGGGCCGGCGACCCTCTCGCCGGCGGTGATTGGATTGCATCGCGAGTTTGGCCTGCCCGAGTCGCTGAATAATGAAGTCGCCACCGGAGCGGTTTCGCCAGGAATGGTGCACCGGGGCGCCGATTCGCTGCTTTGGACCTGTCTGGCCGACATCGGTATTTTCTTCGCCATCCTGATGGTTGGGTTCGCCTATGTCTGGAAACGGGGCGATCTCGACTGGGTGCGGGCGATGACGCCCGAGGCGCGGGCAGGGCCGGACGAGGCGGTTCGCACCTCGGCGTCGCGGTCACAGGCGATGACCCATTCGCGCTAG
- a CDS encoding NADH-quinone oxidoreductase subunit C: MSQKQVLERLQQRFGDCVTRVESDAIDPWVEVTPDGLTELCRYLRDRDDLRFNYCNSISVVDYCDLDGKASKAGWAPHLEVVYHLSSIPSKRTLVVKVMLPRWKDDVAGQLPELPSVSGVWSTADWHEREAYDLSGVWFTGHPNLQRILCPEDWVGHPLRKDYEMPLEYHGIRGR, encoded by the coding sequence ATGAGTCAAAAACAAGTGCTAGAGCGGCTGCAGCAGCGATTTGGCGACTGCGTCACGCGCGTTGAGTCCGATGCGATCGATCCCTGGGTCGAGGTGACGCCCGACGGACTGACCGAGCTTTGTCGCTATCTGCGCGATAGGGATGACTTGCGGTTTAACTACTGCAACTCGATTTCGGTGGTCGACTACTGCGATCTCGATGGGAAGGCAAGCAAAGCTGGGTGGGCGCCGCACTTGGAAGTGGTCTATCACCTTTCCAGTATTCCCAGCAAGCGGACGCTAGTCGTCAAAGTGATGCTGCCGCGGTGGAAGGACGACGTCGCAGGGCAATTGCCCGAATTGCCGAGCGTCTCCGGCGTCTGGAGCACCGCCGATTGGCACGAGCGGGAAGCGTACGATTTGTCGGGCGTGTGGTTTACGGGGCATCCCAATCTGCAGCGGATTTTGTGCCCCGAGGATTGGGTTGGTCACCCGCTGCGAAAAGATTACGAAATGCCGCTGGAGTATCACGGTATTCGCGGGCGCTAA
- a CDS encoding NADH-quinone oxidoreductase subunit D, whose amino-acid sequence MATAPQSGIVELDVRTDEMLVNMGPQHPSTHGVLRLVLRTDGEIVSEATPHIGYLHRCAEKIGENLTPRQWIPYTDRMDYLAGMNMNLGWALTVEKLLDYDLPEKARHLRVIIAELNRIASHLVGMGTYGLDLGTFSPFLYAFREREKILDLLEDACGARLTYSYLTPGGATADLPPGWLQKLTAFLDQFEPVILDYHALLTTNAIFVKRAANIGLLSAEMAIDYGCSGPVLRGSGVDYDLRRDGETRYTSLYADYAFEVIVEKNGSYPRDHEYPPVPAEAVLGDCWHRFYVRMLEVIQAISLIRQGIEKYSLSTGDWGTPIKLSTKLPKGEAYLETECPRGQMGFYIVSDGTGPIPRRARARSSCFSNLSVAPELIRGCLIADVPAIVGSLDIVMGEIDR is encoded by the coding sequence ATGGCCACGGCGCCACAATCCGGCATTGTTGAACTGGACGTCCGCACGGACGAAATGCTGGTCAATATGGGCCCGCAACATCCCAGCACGCACGGCGTGTTGCGGCTGGTGCTGCGCACCGATGGCGAGATCGTTTCGGAGGCGACGCCTCACATCGGCTACTTGCATCGCTGCGCGGAGAAAATCGGCGAGAACCTGACGCCGCGGCAATGGATCCCGTACACCGACCGGATGGACTATCTGGCCGGTATGAACATGAATCTCGGCTGGGCGCTGACGGTCGAGAAGTTGCTCGACTATGACCTGCCTGAGAAGGCCCGGCATCTGCGGGTGATCATCGCCGAACTAAACCGAATCGCCAGTCATCTGGTCGGCATGGGAACCTACGGGCTCGATCTCGGCACGTTCAGTCCGTTCCTGTACGCCTTCCGCGAACGTGAGAAGATTCTCGATCTGTTGGAGGATGCGTGCGGCGCTCGGCTCACCTACAGTTATTTGACGCCCGGCGGCGCGACGGCGGACTTGCCGCCCGGTTGGCTGCAGAAGCTGACGGCGTTTCTCGATCAATTTGAGCCGGTGATTCTTGATTATCACGCGTTGCTGACGACCAACGCCATCTTCGTCAAGCGAGCCGCCAATATCGGCTTGCTGTCGGCCGAAATGGCGATTGACTATGGTTGTTCGGGTCCGGTTCTGCGCGGATCAGGCGTCGACTATGATTTGCGCCGCGATGGCGAGACTCGGTATACGTCGCTCTACGCCGACTACGCCTTTGAGGTGATTGTCGAAAAGAACGGCAGCTATCCCCGCGATCATGAATACCCGCCGGTTCCGGCCGAAGCGGTTTTGGGGGATTGTTGGCATCGGTTCTATGTCCGAATGCTGGAAGTGATCCAGGCGATCAGCTTAATACGCCAGGGGATCGAAAAGTACAGCCTGTCGACCGGGGATTGGGGAACGCCAATCAAGTTGTCGACCAAGCTCCCGAAAGGAGAGGCGTATCTCGAGACGGAGTGCCCTCGCGGGCAGATGGGTTTTTACATCGTCAGTGACGGAACCGGGCCGATCCCGCGTCGCGCGCGTGCCCGCAGCAGTTGCTTCAGCAATCTGTCGGTCGCGCCCGAACTGATCCGCGGTTGTTTGATCGCCGACGTTCCGGCGATCGTGGGGTCGTTGGATATTGTGATGGGAGAGATCGATCGCTAG
- the nuoH gene encoding NADH-quinone oxidoreductase subunit NuoH has translation MADYFSTWLPEGWDWVGWLVAAVIQAILLLHVIAVGAVVFIWLERKVAGRIQDRLGPTRTGGKFGWLQTLADGIKLLGKEDLMPTDADSLLFKLAPYISLTASFAAFMALPFASDWVGVRLNIGLFFILAVLGLEVFGVILAGYGSGSKWSLFGGMRQAAQVVSYEVPLGICVVVPVMIAGTMDLVTIGDQQAGLFSNWLFFHDPFCMILFWVYFTCGIASVNRAPFDLAEAESELVAGFLTEYSGIRWSLFFMAEYGSMFLVSGLAAILFFGGWNGPIPIFFWVPEGNFPLETLANLVGLGNFMLKASIGVLVMMWVRWTLPRLRIDQVITMCLKYCVPIAAFCFVGSLIWTAAHLPFLNDVLPMQARADVREGWVQDIDDRMQRLEKRLATEAYELNSAVEGGPQQEAQVSDDIDAADRVAAKSTRAQEEAR, from the coding sequence ATGGCCGACTATTTTTCAACCTGGCTTCCAGAGGGTTGGGATTGGGTTGGCTGGCTCGTTGCGGCGGTGATTCAGGCGATCTTGCTGTTGCACGTGATCGCCGTCGGCGCGGTCGTCTTCATCTGGCTCGAGCGGAAGGTGGCCGGTCGTATTCAAGATCGACTCGGCCCGACCCGCACCGGCGGCAAGTTCGGCTGGCTGCAAACGTTGGCTGACGGGATCAAGTTGCTCGGCAAAGAAGACTTGATGCCAACCGACGCCGACTCGTTGCTGTTCAAGTTGGCGCCTTATATTTCGCTCACCGCCAGTTTTGCGGCGTTCATGGCGTTGCCGTTCGCCAGCGATTGGGTCGGCGTACGACTGAACATCGGGCTCTTTTTCATCTTGGCCGTGCTCGGACTGGAAGTGTTCGGCGTGATTCTGGCTGGCTATGGATCCGGATCGAAATGGTCGCTTTTTGGCGGGATGCGGCAAGCGGCTCAGGTCGTCAGCTACGAAGTGCCGCTGGGGATCTGTGTGGTGGTGCCGGTGATGATCGCCGGAACGATGGACCTGGTGACGATCGGCGATCAGCAGGCTGGCCTGTTTAGCAACTGGCTGTTCTTCCACGATCCCTTTTGCATGATCTTGTTTTGGGTTTATTTCACCTGTGGCATCGCCAGCGTGAATCGGGCCCCGTTCGACCTGGCCGAAGCGGAAAGCGAATTGGTCGCCGGCTTTTTGACCGAATACTCGGGCATTCGCTGGAGCTTGTTCTTCATGGCCGAATATGGCTCGATGTTCCTGGTCAGCGGGCTGGCCGCCATTTTGTTCTTTGGCGGTTGGAACGGACCGATCCCGATCTTCTTCTGGGTACCAGAAGGAAACTTCCCGCTCGAGACGCTCGCTAACTTGGTTGGCCTGGGCAACTTCATGCTGAAGGCCTCGATCGGCGTGTTGGTGATGATGTGGGTGCGGTGGACGCTTCCCCGCTTGCGGATCGACCAAGTCATTACGATGTGCCTGAAGTATTGCGTGCCGATCGCGGCGTTTTGTTTTGTCGGTTCGCTGATCTGGACCGCCGCGCATCTGCCTTTCCTGAATGACGTCTTGCCGATGCAGGCTCGCGCCGACGTTCGCGAAGGGTGGGTGCAAGATATCGATGACCGGATGCAGCGACTTGAGAAACGCCTGGCGACCGAAGCGTATGAGTTGAACTCGGCCGTCGAAGGGGGCCCGCAACAAGAGGCCCAGGTCTCAGATGATATAGATGCGGCGGATCGCGTCGCTGCGAAATCGACTCGCGCGCAGGAGGAGGCCCGATGA
- a CDS encoding NADH-quinone oxidoreductase subunit J family protein → MTNLPLLLSAAINWHTVFFYLVSFAACGFALAMVVSNNVVRMAFFLVISLAATSGLIFLTGAHFVGAMQLMIYVGGTVVLLIFGVMLTAQQAFISMKTKAGDWILALIVGGSLLALLTQIAFSVPAWRTSNYQAQLQAEVTAAEEEIIAAMAADNRTELTPEEEARLRPLLAKLKYGQPGLTSQVGLGLVGVRADQPELDSPGYAGYLLPFEIVSVHLLVVLIGAAYLARSKRSVSPTGEGGH, encoded by the coding sequence ATGACGAACCTTCCCTTGCTGCTGTCGGCCGCCATCAATTGGCATACGGTCTTTTTCTACCTGGTCTCGTTCGCCGCTTGCGGATTTGCTCTGGCGATGGTGGTCTCGAATAACGTCGTTCGGATGGCGTTCTTCCTGGTGATCAGCTTGGCGGCGACCAGTGGATTGATCTTCTTGACCGGCGCCCATTTTGTGGGCGCGATGCAGCTGATGATTTACGTCGGCGGAACGGTCGTGCTGTTGATCTTTGGCGTGATGCTGACCGCACAGCAGGCGTTCATCAGCATGAAAACAAAGGCGGGCGACTGGATCTTGGCGCTCATCGTCGGCGGTTCGCTACTGGCGCTACTGACGCAAATCGCCTTTAGCGTGCCGGCTTGGCGGACCAGCAACTACCAGGCTCAGTTGCAAGCCGAAGTAACCGCCGCCGAAGAAGAAATCATCGCGGCGATGGCGGCCGACAATCGGACCGAACTGACGCCGGAAGAGGAAGCGAGACTGCGCCCGCTATTGGCGAAGCTGAAATATGGCCAGCCTGGGTTAACCTCGCAGGTTGGCTTGGGATTGGTCGGCGTGCGGGCGGACCAGCCCGAGCTCGACTCGCCCGGTTACGCTGGCTACTTGCTGCCATTCGAAATCGTCTCGGTTCACTTGCTGGTCGTGCTGATCGGGGCCGCCTATCTGGCGCGGTCGAAGCGATCGGTCTCGCCCACTGGCGAAGGAGGACATTGA